In gamma proteobacterium HIMB55, the genomic stretch TGAATGCGTAACGCACGGCACGAATCTTCGCCAGGAAGTCCGCATGAGGAACCGTTACCTTGCCGTCCTGGTGACCACACTGCTTCTCATCAGACACCTGGTTCTCGATCTGAATCGCGCAAGCGCCCGCTTCGATCATTTTCTTGGCTAGAAGATACGTCGCCTCTTCGTTACCAAAGCCTGCGTCGATATCCGCAATGATCGGTACAACGTGTGTTTGGAAGTTATCTATCTGGTTGAGGATCGCACGCTCTTGAACTTCGTTATTTGATGCACGGGCTGCGTCCAGTTCACGGAACAATCCACCCATCTCACGAGCGTCAGCCTGGCGCAAGAAGGTGTATAGCTCTTCGATCAAGGCTGGTACGGAGGTCTTTTCATGCATCGACTGATCGGGAAGTGGACCGAACTCAGAACGGAGCGCTGCAATCATCCAGCCCGAGAGATACAAGTAACGGCGGTTCGTGTCACCGAAATGCTTCTTGATCGCAATCATCTTCTGTTGGCCGATAAAACCGTGCCAGCAACCGAGCGACTGTGTGTACTGCGAGGTGTCTTGCTCGTAGTTGTCGATATCACGACGCATGATGTCGGCGGTATATTTCGCGACATCCAAACCTGTCTTAAATTGATTTTGAAGACGCATACGCACTGCGTGTTCCGCGTTAACGCCGTTCGCAGCTGTTCCGATACCGGCTAGTTTTTCCACTTGCTCGAGATAATGACTCATAGTGCACCCCCGTTATTCACGGATTCGTTTTTGATGTGCGAACTATGATCTACGACGCTTTATTTTTGAAATAAATGAGCTATATCTCTTTCATCAACAATATGAATATATGGTCGATTGCTGTCGTGAGCTTATGCCTGCGTTTTTTTGTTCTTGCGCTTTTTCTCAGACTTTTTGATATGAGACACCATTCGACGGCGGCGTTGGACCTGCCGCTCGGTGAGCTTGTTGCGACGTCCGGCATAGGGATTGTCTCCAGTACGCAGCTCGATGCGTATTGGCGTTCCCGATAGATCCAACTCGCGACGAAAGCTGTTCTCGAGATAGCGCACGTAGCTTTGTGGAAGGTTTTCAGTCGAATTCCCGTGTATCACGATGCGCGGCGGGTTATGGCCACCCATATGCGCATAGCGCAGCTTGACACGCCTACCGCTGACCATGGGCGGTGGATGACTCGCAATGATGTCTTCCAACAATTTGGTCAAACGTGGCGTGGTCAGTTTTCGGGTCGCCGATTCGTAGGCGCCATGAATCGATTCGTAGAGGTGGCCAACGCCCGTACCATGGAGCGCAGAAATAAAATGAATATCCGCATAATCAACAAACAGCAATCGGCGTTGTAGCTCGACCTTTACGCGCTCACGCTCGTCGGCATCCATGCCATCCCATTTATTGAGAGCAACCACGAGTCCCCGCCCGGCCTCGATGCACTGCCCTAGAAGATGCAAATCTTGCTCAACCACACCCTCGCGCGCGTCCATAAGTAGGATCACGACGTTTGCCTGGTCGATCGCTTTCAGTGTTTTGACGATAGAGAACTTTTCGACCGTCTCTTTTACGTTCTTGCGGCGCCGAACACCAGCCGTATCAATTAACGTGTAAGCATGACCATGGCGCTCGAACTCAATAAAGACACTGTCTCGTGTTGTGCCTGGTTGATCGAATACAACCACGCGCTCTTCGCCGAGTAAGCGATTCACCAATGTTGATTTGCCGACGTTGGGTCGACCGACGATGGCCACACGGATGCCGCTATCGAGTTCGATAGGTGGCTGCGACTCGCTGTCGAAAGGCTCGAGCACCTCAGTAATCATGGAGCGGACACCACGATTGTGCGTTGCCGCTATCGTATGCAGGGCACCGATACCCAAGCTGTGAAAATCACTTGCGGCGACGTCTTCGCCGACACCGTCGATTTTGTTGACGACGAGTTCAAACGGTTTGTTGCGTTCGCGCAGCAAACGAACCAAGGTCTGATCACCCACCTGCAGTCCGGCACGACCATCAACCATGAGCAGTACAACATCCGCCTCGTCGATGGCGGCAAGCGACTGTGCTGCCATCGCTGCATCGATGCCTTGCTCCTCGCCCGTGATGCCACCCGTATCGATGACCATGAAGCGCTGCTCACCCAGCTTACCCTCGCCGTACTTTCGATCGCGGGTGAGGCCTGAGTAGTCGGCAACAAGAGCGTCACGCGTCTTCGTCAGCTGATTAAACAGCGTTGACTTCCCGACATTGGGTCGTCCAACCAGGGCGATGACAGGTATCATTCGATTAGTCCGCTGATTCCAGCTCAAATGCGGACAGCTTACCCTCATCATCCAAAATGAATAGGCGTCCATTCGCTGAAATCATGTCAGCACGAGCGGGCCCACCCGCGACCTTCGAGCGTCCAACGATCAGACCATCGACTTGTGAGAGCAGGTGCAAGTAACCCTCCAAATCCACGGTAGCAACATAACTGTTTATAGGCGTGGGGCGAGAGAGTTCACGATAGCCAAGCTCGATATTCTGCCAACGGGCACCCTGTCCATTTCTAAGAAATGCGCTGACCGTGCCGTCGACGTCTGCGACGTACACATTACCGAAGCCAACCGATGTCCCGGTGACCGAGGAAACATTTTGCTGCCAGATCTTTCGACCCGTTCGGAGGTCGAGTGCGGCAACACGGCCTTGATAACTGGAAACAAACAGCTCGATGCCTTGAATTGTCATCACACCGTCGATATCCACAATGCGATCGATTTCAGAGCCACCTTGCGGTATGCCTATTCGAGATTCCCAGGAGGTATTGCCCGAGTCAACGTCGACCGCCACTACCTTACCGTCAGCGAACCCTGCAATAGCGTTGTCACCGATGAGCAATGGTGTGGATGTACCGCGAATAGTGAGGACAGGAACGTCGCTCGTATAGGTCCAGGTGGGCTCTTCAGCACCGGTCTGAAAGCCAAGCAACTTTCCATCATAAGTTTGAACGATAACCCAATCATCGGAGACCGCTGGTGGCGCCAAGACCTCACCTGACACGGGCGCTTCCCATACGACTGAGCCGTCGTCTGCGGACAGCTGCATGATTGAGCCATCGGCACCGCCGAGATACAAACTGCCCTCGTGGTATCCAACGCCACCCGAAATAGGCCTCTCTAGCGAGACATCCCAACGCTTGTCGCCATCGTTGGCGTCGATCGCAGCAACCTCACCCTCGCTAGACGCCACATAGATAACGCCGTCTTCCAATACAGGCGTGATTTTGAAGAAGCCATCACCTTGACCGTCGCCGATGGACGTAGACCATCGCTTTTTGACCTCAACCGTCGCATCGATGCGCTCTAGCTCTACAGGCGCAGTCAGGTCCTCACCCTCAGAAGAGAACCAATCCTGTACCGTGCTGAACGTGCTACAACCCGTCGTCGTAGCCGACAGCGCGGTAATTAAAAAGAGCCGCGATAATCTCATTGAGACATATCCTCAGAGCCAGCCTGCTCGCCGCGAAGCGACAGTCCAGTCACCTTCAAATCGATAAGACCTGACTGGCCACCCAGCGCCAGTGAGGCCGTCTGGGCCGTCTGATACGCCTCGAGTGCGGCCGCTTCTCTTCCAGCAGCAAGGTGTATATCGCCCAATACCTGTGCGTAGCTCACGGGAAATGAATCGCTACCAAGCTCAAGAATGGCAATCGCCTCGTCTTCTTGCCCTAGAACGGCCTTTACCTTCGCAAGTCTAAGTTGCGCTAGCTGACCCAACGTAGAGTCAAGCTCGACACCTGCCATTACCTTCTCAAGCTCAGCTTTGGCGAGCTCAAACTCCCCCTCCTCAGCTGCCGCTGCCGCGGTTTGAAGCGCGGCAAACTCAGCGAATGCGACCGAGCCGTTATCGTCACGAATCGACTGCGCGATAGCCGCAAGCTGGTCTGCAGGTACACCTGCGTCGCGCTCAATTAAAATAGCATCGTAAGCATCGGCCGCAGCGATTGCATTTTCAGCCGTGTAATCCTGATACTGCGACCATCCGAATGAGCCGCCGAGCGCCAATACAACAGCACCCATGATGGAGACTCTATTCTCCTGCCACCACTGCTTAATTGCGTCTAATTGCTCTTCTTCCTGAAGATGATCTGCCACACCTTACTCCTCAACATCCTGCGCCCGCGCTTCGAGCTGGGCCAAAAACTGATTTAATCCTTCTCGGTCAACTGTCATTTGCTCGTCCTGAGATCTGAGTGGCTTCAAGGTAACTGTTCCTTGCGCTACTTCCTCAGAACCAAAGACCATCGCCCATGACGCACCACTCTTGTCAGCTCGCTTGAACTGACTTTTAAAACTACCACCGCCCAAGTGTTGGACAACACCGAGCGCGGGAAATTCGGTGCGTATTCTATCTGCCTCGAGCATCGCTTTGCCAAGTGCATTTTCATCACTGCTGACAATGTACAAATCGGGGTCAGCTGATGCTTCGACTTCGAGTGTTTGTAACAACAGGATCAAGCGCTCCAGGCCCGCGGCAAAACCGCAGCCCGCCGTATCCCGACCGCCAAACTGACCTACCATGCCATCGTAACGCCCGCCACCACAGACAGTTGCTTGCGCTCCGAGACGATCGGTAGTCCACTCGAAGACCGTCTTATTGTAGTAATCCAAGCCTCGCACCAAATTTGGATTCGCTACGTAACTGACACCCGCGAGGGTGAGCAATTCACACAGTCTATCGTGGTGGGCTTGCGACTCATCATCCAAATAGCTTGTCATGACCGGTGCGTCTGCCAACACCGCCTGCGTAGACGCGGATTTACTATCGAGAATACGCAAAGGATTCGTATCGAGACGACGCTGGCTATCCTCATCGAGCGAGTCAAAGTGGCCACGTAAGTAATCCGACAATGCTGACTTGTACTGTTGACGAGCATCGCTACTTCCAATCGTATTGAGCTCGAGCGTTAGAACGTCATCAATACCCAACCGCTTCCACCATTGACGACACATCAACAATAACTCGGCGTCTAGATCCGGCGTAGGAATCCCAAAAGCCTCTACGCCCAATTGATGAAATTGACGCTGGCGACCTTTTTGCGGGCGCTCGTAACGAAACATGGGACCCATGTACCAGACACGTTGCGGCGACTGGATTAAGTTGTGCTGCACCATGGCACGAACGGTACTGGCAGTGCCTTCTGGGCGAAGCGATAGGCTGTCGTCGTTTCGGTCAGGAAATGTGTACATCTCCTTTTCGACAATATCCGTTACCTCGCCAATAGAGCGCGCAAACAAATCGGTGCTCTCAACGATAGGCGTTCGAATTTCTTGATAGCCATGAGCACCCAGCACATCACTCGCCGTCTGCTCTAGCATCTGCCACAACGGGGTGTCGTCGGGGAGAATGTCCACCATTCCCCGAATCGCTCGGTACTGACTCATTAACGTTTTGTCCTAGTGACTACTGGAGATAATCTCCGCTTCCTCGCGGGCGCGCTGCGCTTCCAGATTCTCAGCACGCTTCCTAATAGTAGCCTCCAAGTGATCAACAAAGTTGTTGTTGCTCACCTTATGATCAGGCTCACCATCCAGGTAGATCAAATTATTTGGTGTAGCGCCGGTCATACCAACGTCGGCTTCTCTCGCCTCACCCGGCCCATTAACAATGCACCCAATAACGGCGACATCCATTGGGGTGCGGATATCCTCAAGCCGTCGCTCGAGTTCGTTCATTGTACCGATGACATCGAAGTTTTGTCGCGAGCAACTGGGGCAAGCAATAAAATTAATACCGTTTGCGCGCAATTTAAGGCTCTTTAGAATTTCAAAACCGACCTTTACCTCTTCTACCGGGTCGGCGGCCAACGACACGCGCATGGTATCGCCAATGCCTTCCATGAGCAGCATGCCCAGCCCAACGGCAGACTTTACTGTTCCGCCTCGTAACGCACCCGCCTCCGTGATTCCCAAGTGCAAGGGTTGCTCGATCTGCGCTGCAAGCCCACGATAGGCAGCGACCGCCATGAACACCTCTGACGCCTTCACACTCACTTTAAAATCAGGGAAGTTGTGTCGATCCAAGATATCAACGTTCTTCATCGCTGACTCAATCAACGCCTCGGAAGTCGGCTCTGGGTATTTGCGCATTAATTCTTTACCCAAAGAACCTGCGTTTACGCCAATCCGGATAGGAATGCCCTTGTCTTTGCACGCCGCTATGACTTCACGAACCTTTTGCTCTTTACCAATATTGCCAGGATTGATTCGGAGACAGTCAACACCGTAGTCAGCCACCTTCAAGGCAATTTTGTGGTCGAAGTGGATATCGGCTACGAGTGGTACGGGCGATGCTTTTCGAATTTCTTTGAACGCCTCTGCAGCATCCATACTGGGAACAGAGACACGGACAATATCAGCACCCGCCTCTGCAATCGCATTGATCTGACCAACCGTAGCCTGAACATCGCAGGTCTCAGTGTTCGTCATACTTTGAACGCTTATGGGTGCGTCTCCACCCACAGGCACGTTGCCAACCATAATCTGACGACTTTTACGGCGCTTGATGGGCGAAGCCTGACTCATGGAGAGTTCCCCTAAATATTTTTATCGTATTATCGCTGCTCCAACTGCGCAGCTTTCCACACCTTGAAAATAGGCGCCTCAGCGTGGAGATTTCTCAGCGCCAGCAAGTTGCTGGCTTCTAAATCCGCGTCGCCTAATAGGCGCGCAATCTCGACACCAAGGATCAGCGCTCTCGCGCTTTGGACGCGAGTACTCTGCCGGTAACTCCCATAATACCCACTCGCGGCCTCGACATCACCCTCGGTAAGCGAAATCTGCGTTAATTCGAGCAGTGCTGTGGGATTTCCTGAATCCATGAACAAGCTTCGTGTAAAAGCTTGACGAGCCCCATTGGTATCATTGAGCTGTAACAAAGCCAGGCCTAGGTTTACGAATGCACGGGGTCGTCCGCTGTAGAGCGTGTCCGCGGTTACCTGCCGAAACTCACCTGCTGACTCTTCGTAGCGCCCCTGAGAGAAGAGAAATGCGGCGTAATTGTTGCGAGCTCTCGCGCCAGCACCCAAATCGAGGGCGCGGGTGAAGTTGGCCTCAGCAAGCTCAAATTCCCCTGTGCTTTGAAATACGAGTGCAAACGCCTCTAAGACCTCGGGGTTATTGTCATCGATGCTCGCGGCAAGTTCTAAGTTACGCTTAGCGTTATCCCAATCGCCCGCACCAATGTACTGACGCGCTAGGGCTACACGCTGAGAAATGGCTTGTTTTGGATCAACAACAACCGGTTCAGGCCCTTGAGTTTCAGTGACACAACCCGCAATCGCTGCGAGTAAGAAAACGATCAGTAGGTTTCTCATTAGGAGTGCCACCCCTCTTGTTATCTGGCTACTCTATTTCTTCGTATTGTGCACGATAACGCGCTGAACGCTTCGTCCTATCGTTCACATCACCCACAAGCTGCCCACAGGCAGCGTCGATGTCGTCACCGCGGGTTGTTCGTACTGTGACGATGAAACCCGCTTCCATCAAGACCTTCCAAAAACGTGAAACCGCATTTCCGCTGGGACGTTCAAATCCGGAGTTTGGGAAATCGTTGAACGGTATGAGATTGATCTTACACGGATAGTCTTTCAGTAGCGCCGCCAACTCGTGGGCATGCTCTACCTGATCGTTAACGCCGGCAAGCAGTGTGTACTCGATAGTCACAACACGCTTTCGGTCGGTCTGCGCGTCTATATAAGCACGTGCCGAATCGAGCAGCTTTGCAATAGGATATCGTCGATTGATGGGTACGATTTTGTTTCGAATCGCGTCATTTGGCGCGTGCAGTGACACAGCAAGGCTGACATCGGAAAGCTCCGCGAGTCGATCCAAGGCAGGAACAACACCCGACGTCGATAAGGTGACTTTGCGCTTTGACAAACCATAGGCAAGGTCATCACACATGAGGTCCATGGAACTAACAACATTATCGAAATTGAGCAGGGGCTCACCCATGCCCATCATCACAACATTCGTAACAACACGACCTTTGCCTGCCTGCCAACCGTCGTAGGAATTTATAGCCAACCAAACCTGACCAATGATCTCAGCGGCGGTCAAATCGCGTTGAAATCCCTGCTTGCCGGTCGAGCAGAACTTGCAATCGAGGCTACAACCTACCTGAGACGAGACGCAGAGTGTTGCGCGATCACCCTCGGGAATCAGAACCGCCTCAACCAGTGCGCCGCCATCAACCTTGATGGCCCACTTACGGGTACCATCGGCGGAATCTTGTTGGCTTTCGATTTGGGGAGGTGTGATCTCGGCACAGGACTCAAGACGATCTCTGAGGCCCTTGCCAAGATTCGTCATGGCTTGAAAGTCCCGAACGCCCTGGTGATGCATCCATTTCATCACCTGCTGGGCGCGAAACTTTTTTTCACCAATTTCGCCAAAGAAGGCTTCGAGCTGGGCACGAGTCATGCCCAGCAAGTTAACTTTGCTGGCCGGAGTGGACGTTGCGATTAACGCTTCCGGCATCTCAGCTCGTTATTAGCGACTGCAGAGATCGCTTGCAGCAAAGAAATAGGCAATTTCGCGCGCTGCAGACGCGGGTGAGTCAGAGCCGTGGACTGCGTTCGCGTCGATCGAATTCGCAAAGTCGGCACGGATAGTGCCCGCGTCCGCTTCAGCTGGGTTGGTTGCACCCATGAGCTCACGGTTTTTAAGAATTGCGCCCTCACCTTCCAGTACCTGAACAACGACAGGACCAGAGGTCATAAAAGCGACGAGATCAGCATAAAAAGGCCGCTCTTTGTGCTCAGCGTAGAAGCCACCGGCAACGTCATCGGAGAGACGAAGCATTTTCTGTGCAACGATCTGCAAGCCAGCAGCTTCGAAGCGTGCGTTGATCTGACCTGTAACGTTTTTTGCAACAGCATCGGGCTTGATAATTGAGAGTGTTTGTTCAACGGACATGATCATCTCCTGAAGATCGAAAGAATGAGAGGGCCGCTTTTAATCGCTGGGCCGCTAGCGCGCGCGGAGTATACGGACTTTGACCCACCCTGTCATGGCACCAAAAGTGTGCTTATTAATGCTTCTCAGATGCGTGATTGATTGTGTACTTCGGGATTTCAACCACGAGAGGTTCGTCACCTACGATCGCTTGGCATGAAAGACGAGACTCAGGCTCTAGGCCCCATGCTTTATCGAGATAGTCTTCCTCCAACTCGTCAGCCTCGCTGAGCGAGTCAAACCCCTCTCTGACGATGACATGGCAGGTTGTACAGGCACAGGACATCTCACAGGCATGTTCGATATCGATATCGTTGGATAACAACACCTCGCAAACGCTCTGTCCGCTCTCTGCCTCGACAGCAGCACCCTCTGGGCAAAACTCATGATGGGGTAATACGATTATCTGTGGCATTAGAACTCTCTCTACTCTGAGGCCTCGAGCTCTGCCACGGCAACACCGCTAAGAGCACTCTTAATACTTCTATCCATACGACGCTCCGCGAAGGTCAGTGAGGCCTGTCCCAACACATCGGTACGATCGCGGACTGCCGCAATATCGTCGCCTTCAATCACCGAGACAAGCTCGCCCGCGACCGACTCAAGCTCGGCACGCTCTTCATCGCTTAATAAATCACCATCCGCATCGAGAGCGCCCGCGAGGCCATGCAATAGCGCTTCAGCCTCCACTTTGGCTTCCCTCAACTGTCGCGCTTGCATATCCTCTGCCGCATTTTGCTGACTCGAGCGCAGCATGTGGGCAACCTCTTCATCCGACAGGCCGAACGAGGGCTTAACCACTAAACTCGTCTCGGTGCCTGTCGTCTCCTCGCGAGCAGACACCTCTAACAGACCATCTGCATCGACCTTGAAGGTAACGAGGATGCGCGCAGCGCCCGCAACCATCGGAGGAATTCCGCCGAGCTCGAAGCGGGCGAGGGATCGACAATCCTCTACGCGCTCGCGCTCGCCCTGGAGCACATGAACGACGAGGCCCGTTTGACCATCCTTGGCCGTTGTGAATTCCTGCGCCTTCGCAACGGGTAGCACCGAGTTTCGCGGAATGATTTTCTCGATAAGCCCACCGTAGGTTTCGAGTCCTAGTGACAGCGGGATGACGTCGAGTAACAGCGCTTCATCACCGTCGCCGTTACCCACCAAAACATCGGCCTGCATTGCAGCACCCAGCGCTACCACTTGATCAGGATCCAAAGTGCAGAGCGGCTCGCATCCGAAAAATTGCTCGACCTGAGCGGCGATAATCGGCATTCGCGTCGAACCCCCTACGAGAACAACCTGCGCGACCTCGTTTACACCCGCATCTGACATAGCCTGGCGACAAGCTCCAAGGGTTCTATCAACCAAAGCGTGGGTAATATCGTTGAACTGTTCCCTGCTCATTTTCAGGGAGCGGCACTCGCCACAGAATGAGGCCGGTGCAATCGAGACTTCATCGGATAGAGTCAGTGACTCTTTAATCTCACGGGCCAGTACTGAGAGTTCGCGACGCTCGGCATAATCCAAGCTATCCAGCGACCAAGACGTCGTTAGCCAGTCGACGATACAGTCATCAAAATCATCACCACCTAGTGCGCTGTCACCACCCGTAGCGAGCACGCGGAGCAACCCGCGCTCCATGCGTAGTATGGAAATGTCGAAGGTGCCACCACCCAAGTCATAAACAGCAACAACGCTTGACTCTTCGATCGACTCATCAAGCCCATAAGCAACCGCCGCGGCCGTCGGCTCATTCAGCATTCGCAACACATTCAAGCCCGCAAGCTCAGCCGCCTGACGCGTCGCTTGACGCTGACTATCGTCAAAATACGCAGGGACGGTGATAACGACTCCGTCAGCCTGAGCCCCATCCGCTGCTGCTCTTTGCGCTAATGCTCGAAGGATCTCGGCTGACACCTCAACCGGTGTCTTTGCGCCACAGTCGGTGTCGAACGCGAGACGTTCAGAATCTACTAAGCCCAGTGTCTGAGCCTCAGTAAGGTCATCACGCGAACGCCCCATCAAACGCTTCGCTGACACAATCGTATTTTTTGGATCCGTGCTTGCAGTGGCTTTGGCCTCGTCGCCTACGGTTACCTGTTCTGAAAAATGCACGACAGAGGGGAGTAAGACGTTACCGCGATCATCAGGAATAACATCGACCCCCGATATCGTTTTGACTGCGACCAGACTGTTAGTCGTACCGAGGTCGATACCAAGCCCGCGCTTGCGCTCTCGCTGGAGTGACTGACCGCTATCGGGTTCTGAAATTTGCAATAACAAAGCGCTTATCCCCTATGATCGCGCACGCGCTAGCTCGTCGCTGAGCTTTTGCTGAAAGTGAAACTCCACCCAGGCCGCTGACGCGGCTGCAATATCTCCAGCTCCGTAGTGCGCGGCAAATTTCGCTTGGGTACTAACGTATGCGTCCTCAATCTCAGATGTGAGGTCAGCTGCCTCGTCAGGGTTTAAATTGGTAAATTCCTGGACTTTCTCTCGCAACATCATTTGGTCGAATAAAAACTCGGGGGCCGCCGGTTGACGTTCTAGGGCCGGCAAGTCGACGCCAGCGAGTTGCAGTAAGTGCCCTGCTCGGCTCACTGGCTGCTTGAGTACATTGAAAGCCTCGTTTATGTCAGCTGCGCGCTTTGCCGCCGCTCGCTGCTCAAATGCAGGGGCTGCAGCAAACCTGTCTGGGTGACAAATCGTCATAAGCTGCTCGTACCGCTCCTCGAGTATTGCAACATCAATACTGAATGCGGGATCGAGATCAAATGACGAAAAATGATTGGCCACGAGACCTCGCTTTGAAACCGTATATTCTCAGCGTTACGGGCGAGAGCTAAACAGTGAAACTCTCACCGCAGCCGCACTCACCAGCAACATTGGGATTCCTAAACTCGAGACCCTCATTGAGTCCCTCACGCGCAAAATCGACGATCGTACCGTCGAGATAAACCAGGCTCTTGGGGTCAACAAACACACGGACACCATCGGTTTCAAACACCGTGTCACTGGGGTCTTTGTCATCTACAAACTCGAGTACGTATGCAAGGCCGGAACATCCCGAGGTTTTTACCCCAATGCGGATGCCTTCGCCTCGTCCACGGGCAGCAAGCTGTTTGCCAACGTGCTCAGCGGCAGCGGCAGTGACACTGATGGCCATTATTCGCCTCGCTTGTCTCGGAAGTTCTTAACTGCAGCCTTGATCGCATCTTCAGCGAGCACTGAGCAATGAATCTTCACTGGAGGCAAAGCAAGCTCTTGCGCAATC encodes the following:
- a CDS encoding ferredoxin, 2Fe-2S type, ISC system (PFAM: 2Fe-2S iron-sulfur cluster binding domain~TIGRFAM: ferredoxin, 2Fe-2S type, ISC system), yielding MPQIIVLPHHEFCPEGAAVEAESGQSVCEVLLSNDIDIEHACEMSCACTTCHVIVREGFDSLSEADELEEDYLDKAWGLEPESRLSCQAIVGDEPLVVEIPKYTINHASEKH
- a CDS encoding Fe-S protein assembly chaperone HscA (PFAM: Hsp70 protein~TIGRFAM: Fe-S protein assembly chaperone HscA); translation: MLLQISEPDSGQSLQRERKRGLGIDLGTTNSLVAVKTISGVDVIPDDRGNVLLPSVVHFSEQVTVGDEAKATASTDPKNTIVSAKRLMGRSRDDLTEAQTLGLVDSERLAFDTDCGAKTPVEVSAEILRALAQRAAADGAQADGVVITVPAYFDDSQRQATRQAAELAGLNVLRMLNEPTAAAVAYGLDESIEESSVVAVYDLGGGTFDISILRMERGLLRVLATGGDSALGGDDFDDCIVDWLTTSWSLDSLDYAERRELSVLAREIKESLTLSDEVSIAPASFCGECRSLKMSREQFNDITHALVDRTLGACRQAMSDAGVNEVAQVVLVGGSTRMPIIAAQVEQFFGCEPLCTLDPDQVVALGAAMQADVLVGNGDGDEALLLDVIPLSLGLETYGGLIEKIIPRNSVLPVAKAQEFTTAKDGQTGLVVHVLQGERERVEDCRSLARFELGGIPPMVAGAARILVTFKVDADGLLEVSAREETTGTETSLVVKPSFGLSDEEVAHMLRSSQQNAAEDMQARQLREAKVEAEALLHGLAGALDADGDLLSDEERAELESVAGELVSVIEGDDIAAVRDRTDVLGQASLTFAERRMDRSIKSALSGVAVAELEASE
- a CDS encoding Fe-S protein assembly co-chaperone HscB (PFAM: DnaJ domain; HSCB C-terminal oligomerisation domain~TIGRFAM: Fe-S protein assembly co-chaperone HscB) is translated as MANHFSSFDLDPAFSIDVAILEERYEQLMTICHPDRFAAAPAFEQRAAAKRAADINEAFNVLKQPVSRAGHLLQLAGVDLPALERQPAAPEFLFDQMMLREKVQEFTNLNPDEAADLTSEIEDAYVSTQAKFAAHYGAGDIAAASAAWVEFHFQQKLSDELARARS
- a CDS encoding iron-sulfur cluster assembly protein IscA (PFAM: Iron-sulphur cluster biosynthesis~TIGRFAM: iron-sulfur cluster assembly protein IscA; Iron-sulfur cluster assembly accessory protein) is translated as MAISVTAAAAEHVGKQLAARGRGEGIRIGVKTSGCSGLAYVLEFVDDKDPSDTVFETDGVRVFVDPKSLVYLDGTIVDFAREGLNEGLEFRNPNVAGECGCGESFTV